In one window of Gossypium arboreum isolate Shixiya-1 chromosome 4, ASM2569848v2, whole genome shotgun sequence DNA:
- the LOC108460415 gene encoding lysine-specific histone demethylase 1 homolog 3-like codes for MESDDGSNSKAGPQLQFDLGNNVELGLEKVTLQNSLKLRNKKMDGGGGSKKRLKVTAVEVDVDSDDDEPILSLLKLRKPKNPKKDKAGLEGSAGKCKKVEVKAVKTEGKNEEDLGGMNDTLASFRKKLKDPKKDVDPGAKRERDYSLNKSVEGGVVLDGKSVSNTGVKGQDIGEDRSDAVTDTVFERKHTGKVRRAKFDSKSKPIEVDAESRAKLEEDQNEGGLSPEGGLNQHSHEAQSDSVRKSCPITSLKHNCKGSHHASASKNPSRNYGDRSHSDSSSSFSHSFSKKCNTAENQGFGHSVCQQESILEPGDLNVQKGPSGDPCRSPKVCDKEKYGHSNIELRDNCSAVDQRNKPESGGSRQTKHNLLPSVVDSLKMEETCTDVPNACAEENSLEDSVHPNEFVASIQRCNSALRQPSEDACHGACGPSHDTLFISKEANVDSPTSTPDENESFHEDAISLPSSEIKDSMSSAVQRGGRSIKKRRHGDMAYEGDADWENLLNEQGFFGNQQFADSDRSFRAKEKFDEAAVSSGLKARAVGPVEKIKFKEVLKGRGGLQEYLECRNHILGLWSKDVNRILPLAECGVTDTPSEGEPPRASLIREIYAFLDQGGYINFGIASKKEKAELRVKDNRKLLKERKNYGNSVASVADSEDGVAFILGQVKNSEASMDAKISVRVDDENQASEATIPEVLVDSITSELPCRKEQKEHPSDNCQQNGSISAKLNPLLISSQVPSADLSCDAIDMGIAPVVTPEERNDSHYVQSATYDKPDGNHQLQGDSEVRKNIIIVGAGPAGLTAARHLKRQGFSVVVLEARDRIGGRVYTDCSSLSVPVDLGASIITGVEADVSTNRRPDPSSLICAQLGLELTVLNSSCPLYDIVSGQKVPADLDDALEAEYNSLLDDMVFLVAQKGQKAMTISLEDGLEYALKRHRMEEIGADIEEIESHSSVDAVYDLKASNGKKCSEGEILSPLERRVMNWHYAHLEYGCAAPLKEVSLPNWNQDDVYGGFGGAHCMIKGGYSKVVESLGEGLLIHLSHVVTNISYGPKDPGIDNSHHRQVKVSTSNGSEFSGDAVLITVPLGCLKAGAIKFSPPLPQWKHSSIQQLGFGVLNKVVLEFPEVFWDDTVDYFGVTAEETDSRGHCFMFWNVRKTVGAPVLIALVAGKAAIDGQTMSSSDHVNHAVLILRKLFGEASVPDPVASVVTDWGRDPFSYGAYSYVAIGASGEDYDMLGRPVENCLFFAGEATCKEHPDTVGGAMLSGLREAVRLIDIFTTGNDYTAEVEAMEGAQRRSESGRDEVRDIIKRLEAVELSNVLYKNSLDRAWVLSREALLQDMFFNVKTTSGRLHLAKTLLGLPVESLKSFAGTKEGLSTLNSWMLDSMGKDGTQLLRHCVRLLVLVSTDLLAVRSSGIGKTVKEKICVHTSRDIRAIASQLVSVWLEVFRKAKASSKRKPLKDTASGKPPLHSQHGAFESKPSLQDPFPAGKQYPFYAKENGKSVDMEVESVNQGMSEEEQAAFAAEAAARAAAKAAAEALASTEANCNKLLQLPKIPSFHKFARREQYAQMDEGKWPGGVLGRQDCISEIDSRNCRVRDWSVDFSAACVNLDSSRMSVDNLSQRSHLKLREYSGESLAVDSSIFTKAWVENAGSEGIKDCHAIERWQSQAAAADPDFFHPTNFKDEEDSNASSRQTTWKHDGRANESSISQVSVNKERFENHPHGTDRIKQAVVDYVASLLMPLYKARKIDKEGYKSIMKKTATKVMEQATDAEKNMAVSEFLDFKRKNKIRPFVDKLIERHMAMKPIMKP; via the exons CTGGTTTGGAAGGCAGCGCTGGGAAGTGCAAGAAGGTTGAAGTTAAAGCAGTTAAAACTGAGGGCAAGAATGAGGAGGATTTGGGGGGAATGAATGATACGTTGGCCAGCTTTAGAAAGAAGTTAAAGGATCCCAAGAAAGATGTTGATCCAGGAGCAAAGAGGGAAAGGGATTATTCTTTGAATAAGTCTGTGGAGGGTGGTGTAGTTTTGGATGGGAAATCTGTGTCGAACACTGGTGTGAAAGGTCAGGATATTGGTGAAGACAGGTCTGATGCGGTTACTGATACAGTTTTCGAAAGAAAGCATACAGGGAAAGTAAGGAGAGCCAAGTTTGATTCAAAATCCAAGCCCATCGAGGTTGATGCTGAATCCAGAGCTAAGCTAGAGGAAGATCAGAATGAGGGAGGTTTGTCGCCTGAGGGTGGTTTGAATCAACATTCTCACGAGGCACAATCTGATTCAGTGAGGAAATCTTGCCCAATTACGAGTTTGAAACATAATTGCAAGGGTTCCCATCATGCTTCTGCTTCAAAGAATCCTAGCAGAAATTATGGTGATAGGTCTCATTCAGATTCTAGTTCAAGCTTCTCACATTCATTCTCCAAAAAATGCAACACAGCTGAGAATCAAGGATTTGGCCATAGTGTGTGTCAACAAGAAAGCATTTTGGAACCAGGTGACTTAAATGTTCAAAAGGGTCCTTCAGGGGATCCATGTAGGTCACCTAAAGTTTGTGACAAAGAAAAATATGGGCATTCCAACATTGAGCTCAGGGACAATTGCTCAGCAGTTGACCAGAGGAATAAGCCAGAAAGTGGAGGTTCACGACAAACTAAACATAACCTGTTACCGTCTGTTGTTGATTCACTGAAGATGGAAGAGACTTGCACTGATGTTCCAAATGCTTGCGCTGAGGAAAACTCTTTAGAAGACTCTGTTCATCCCAATGAATTTGTTGCCTCCATTCAGAGGTGCAACTCTGCTCTCCGTCAACCTTCTGAAGATGCATGCCATGGTGCTTGTGGTCCCAGCCATGATACTCTTTTCATCAGCAAAGAGGCCAATGTTGATTCTCCCACATCAACACCTGATGAAAATGAAAGTTTTCATGAAGATGCAATCTCTCTCCCCAGTTCTGAAATCAAAGACAGTATGTCATCAGCTGTACAGCGAGGTGGGCGCAGTATTAAAAAGCGTAGACATGGAGATATGGCTTATGAAGGGGATGCTGATTGGGAGAATTTGCTAAATGAGCAAGGGTTTTTTGGAAATCAACAGTTTGCAGACAGTGATCGTTCCTTTAGAGCAAAAGAGAAGTTTGATGAGGCAGCAGTATCATCTGGACTGAAAGCTCGTGCTGTGGGACCAGTTGAGAAGATCAAATTTAAGGAGGTCTTGAAGGGTAGAGGTGGGCTACAGGAATACTTGGAATGCAG GAATCATATCTTAGGTCTTTGGAGTAAAGATGTTAACCGCATTTTGCCTCTTGCTGAGTGTGGTGTTACTGACACTCCTTCAGAGGGTGAACCACCCCGAGCTTCCCTAATCAGGGAGATATATGCATTTCTTGATCAGGGT GGTTACATAAACTTTGGAATTGcttcaaagaaagaaaaagcTGAGCTTAGGGTTAAGGATAACCGCAAGCTtctaaaggaaagaaaaaattatgGCAATTCTGTGGCCTCTGTTGCTGATTCAGAGGATGGAGTTGCCTTCATCCTTGGCCAAGTCAAGAATTCTGAAGCCTCAATGGATGCAAAGATCAGTGTTAGAGTTGATGATGAAAACCAGGCATCTGAAGCCACAATACCTGAAGTGTTGGTTGATTCGATCACATCAGAATTACCTTGCAGAAAAGAACAAAAGGAACACCCAAGTGATAATTGCCAGCAAAATGGCAGCATCAGTGCAAAACTAAACCCTTTATTGATTAGTTCGCAGGTTCCAAGTGCAGATCTATCTTGTGATGCTATTGACATGGGAATAGCCCCTGTAGTAACTCCAGAAGAAAGAAATGACTCACATTATGTTCAGTCTGCAACCTATGATAAACCTGATGGGAATCATCAACTGCAGGGTGATTCAGAGGTCAGAAAGAACATCATAATTGTTGGAGCTGGTCCTGCTGGATTGACTGCTGCACGCCACTTGAAACGTCAGGGATTTTCTGTAGTTGTACTTGAGGCTAGGGATAGGATAGGAGGTCGTGTTTATACTGATTGCTCCTCTCTTTCAGTACCTGTGGATCTTGGGGCTAGCATTATTACTGGAGTTGAGGCTGATGTGTCAACTAATAGAAGACCAGATCCATCCTCATTGATTTGTGCACAGTTGGGGCTAGAGTTGACTGTGTTGAATAGTTCCTGTCCTCTTTATGACATTGTATCTGGTCAAAAGGTTCCTGCTGATCTGGATGATGCTCTGGAAGCTGAATACAATAGTCTTCTTGATGATATGGTGTTTCTTGTTGCTCAAAAAGGTCAAAAAGCAATGACAATTTCTCTTGAGGATGGTTTAGAATATGCCCTAAAAAGGCATCGGATGGAAGAAATAGGAGCTGATATTGAAGAAATAGAATCACATTCTTCAGTGGATGCTGTCTATGACTTGAAAGCAAGCAATGGAAAAAAATGTTCTGAAGGGGAGATTTTGAGTCCTCTTGAGAGAAGGGTTATGAATTGGCACTATGCCCACTTGGAGTATGGCTGTGCTGCTCCGCTTAAGGAAGTGTCTCTTCCCAATTGGAATCAAGATGATGTTTATGGCGGCTTTGGAGGAGCCCATTGTATGATTAAAGGAGGTTACAGTAAGGTGGTTGAGTCTCTTGGAGAAGGACTTCTGATCCACTTGAGCCATGTAGTCACaaatatttcatacggcccgaagGACCCTGGGATTGATAATAGTCATCATAGGCAGGTCAAAGTTTCAACGTCAAATGGCAGTGAATTTTCAGGAGATGCTGTGCTGATCACTGTGCCACTTGGTTGCTTGAAAGCAGGAGCCATAAAGTTTTCTCCTCCATTGCCCCAATGGAAACATTCTTCCATACAGCAACTTGGTTTTGGAGTACTTAATAAAGTTGTTTTGGAATTTCCAGAAGTTTTTTGGGATGATACTGTGGATTACTTTGGAGTGACTGCTGAGGAAACAGATAGTAGAGGCCATTGCTTTATGTTTTGGAATGTCCGAAAAACTGTTGGGGCTCCTGTTCTTATAGCCTTAGTGGCTGGTAAGGCAGCTATTGATGGTCAAACTATGAGCTCATCAGATCATGTAAACCATGCTGTACTTATTCTCCGAAAACTTTTTGGTGAGGCTTCAGTTCCTGATCCTGTTGCCTCAGTTGTAACTGATTGGGGAAGGGATCCTTTCAGTTACGGTGCTTACTCCTATGTTGCCATTGGAGCATCTGGAGAAGACTATGATATGCTGGGCAGGCCTGTTGAGAACTGCTTGTTTTTTGCTGGAGAAGCTACCTGCAAGGAGCATCCTGACACAGTTGGTGGTGCAATGTTGAGTGGACTTCGGGAGGCTGTGCGATTAATTGACATATTTACCACTGGAAATGATTATACAGCTGAAGTAGAGGCAATGGAGGGTGCACAGAGACGATCAGAATCAGGAAGGGATGAAGTTAGGGACATAATTAAGAGACTTGAAGCAGTTGAACTTTCTAATGTCTTGTACAAAAACTCTTTGGATCGTGCTTGGGTTTTGAGCAGGGAAGCTTTACTACAGGACATGTTCTTTAATGTGAAAACCACTTCAGGACGACTGCATCTAGCCAAAACATTGTTGGGTCTCCCAGTTGAATCCTTGAAATCCTTTGCTGGGACAAAGGAAGGGCTTAGCACACTCAACTCATGGATGCTG GATTCGATGGGGAAAGATGGGACTCAGTTGTTGCGCCATTGTGTTCGTCTTCTTGTGCTTGTTTCAACTGATCTACTTGCAGTTCGTTCATCAG gcATAGGGAAAACAGTGAAGGAAAAAATTTGTGTGCATACAAGTCGTGATATACGTGCTATAGCAAGCCAGCTGGTTAGTGTTTGGCTTGAAGTCTTCCGTAAGGCAAAAGCTTCTTCAAAGAGAAAACCCCTTAAAGATACTGCTTCAGGAAAGCCGCCTCTACACTCACAACATGGTGCTTTTGAGAGTAAACCAAGCTTGCAGGATCCATTTCCTGCTGGAAAGCAGTATCCTTTCTATGCAAAAGAGAATGGCAAATCGGTTGATATGGAGGTGGAATCTGTCAACCAAGGAATGTCAGAGGAAGAGCAGGCTGCCTTTGCTGCTGAAGCAGCTGCCCGAGCTGCAGCAAAAGCAGCTGCAGAG GCACTTGCATCCACAGAAGCCAACTGCAACAAATTGCTGCAGCTTCCTAAaattccttcttttcacaaatttgCCAGAAGGGAGCAATATGCACAAATGGATGAAGGGAAATGGCCTGGTGGTGTTTTAGGAAGACAAGATTGTATATCAGAAATAGATTCTAGGAACTGCAGAGTCAGAGACTGGTCTGTTGATTTCTCTGCTGCTTGTGTTAACCTTGACAGTTCCAGAATGTCAGTAGATAACCTGTCTCAGAGGAGCCACTTGAAGCTTAGAGAATACTCTGGAGAAAGTTTGGCTGTGGACAGTAGTATCTTCACAAAAGCATGGGTTGAGAATGCTGGTAGTGAGGGGATTAAGGATTGTCATGCCATTGAGAGATGGCAGTCTCAAGCAGCTGCTGCTGATCCAGATTTCTTCCATCCTACAAATTTCAAGGATGAGGAAGATTCAAATGCTAGTTCAAGGCAAACAACCTGGAAGCATGATGGACGAGCAAATGAGAGCTCCATCTCCCAAGTTTCTGTAAACAAGGAGCGATTTGAAAATCATCCCCATGGTACTGATCGTATTAAGCAGGCTGTCGTTGATTATGTTGCATCATTGCTAATGCCCCTTTATAAGGCAAGAAAAATTGATAAGGAGGGATACAAATCGATAATGAAGAAAACTGCGACAAAg GTAATGGAGCAGGCAACAGATGCAGAGAAAAACATGGCTGTTTCTGAATTTCTTGATTTCAAGCGCAAAAATAAG ATTCGCCCCTTTGTAGACAAATTGATTGAGAGGCACATGGCAATGAAGCCAATCATGAAACCATGA